Proteins from one Prevotella sp. E2-28 genomic window:
- a CDS encoding NAD-dependent epimerase/dehydratase family protein gives MRVLVTGAKGFVGKNLCAALRNIRDGKDRRFPELKIEEIFEYDLDSTPEELDQWCKECDFVFNLAGVNRPQNQEEFMQGNFGFASTLLDTLKNHKNTCPVMLSSSQQASLTGRFGNSEYGRSKKAGEDLFLDYERDFLKANTDCTDYTDKGLKPRVLIYRFPNLFGKWCRPNYNSAVATFCNAFANDLPYTVNDPSVELELLYIDDLVDEMIAGLQGKEHRCEFDGLEVIPTTDKTDNKESVQSESSVFNKKGQLCLKQGRYCYCPVTHKVTLGEIVELLKSFAEQPKTLMIPEIPAGSFAKKLYSTYLSYLPYEKTAFDLKMNVDERGSFTELVHTLNAGQVSINISKPGITKGQHWHNTKFEQFIVVKGHGLIQQRNLNDPEGKVLEWEVSGDHIQAVHMLPGYTHNIINLSDTEDLVTVMYCNEIFNPNKPDTFFEKVK, from the coding sequence ATGCGTGTTTTAGTAACTGGAGCGAAAGGTTTCGTGGGGAAGAACTTATGTGCGGCCCTACGGAACATTCGCGATGGAAAAGATAGAAGGTTTCCTGAATTGAAGATTGAGGAAATCTTCGAATATGACTTGGATTCGACTCCAGAGGAGTTAGATCAGTGGTGCAAGGAGTGTGACTTCGTATTCAATCTGGCTGGTGTGAATAGACCTCAGAATCAAGAAGAGTTTATGCAAGGGAACTTCGGGTTTGCATCAACCCTGCTTGATACACTGAAGAATCATAAGAATACTTGCCCTGTGATGTTGTCTTCAAGTCAGCAGGCTAGTCTCACTGGACGTTTTGGTAACTCAGAGTATGGCCGTAGTAAGAAAGCAGGTGAGGATCTGTTCTTGGACTACGAACGAGATTTCCTGAAAGCGAACACGGATTGCACGGATTATACGGATAAAGGGCTAAAGCCAAGAGTGCTCATATACCGCTTCCCGAACTTGTTTGGAAAGTGGTGCAGACCTAATTACAACTCTGCGGTGGCTACCTTCTGCAATGCCTTTGCCAACGACCTGCCATATACAGTGAATGACCCCTCGGTAGAACTGGAGTTGCTGTATATCGATGATCTCGTTGATGAGATGATTGCAGGGCTGCAGGGCAAGGAACATAGATGTGAGTTCGATGGACTGGAAGTTATACCGACCACGGATAAAACGGATAATAAAGAATCCGTTCAATCCGAATCATCTGTGTTCAATAAGAAAGGCCAACTGTGTTTGAAACAAGGAAGATATTGTTACTGTCCGGTAACTCATAAGGTAACATTAGGTGAAATCGTTGAGCTTTTGAAGAGCTTTGCAGAGCAGCCCAAGACGTTGATGATACCTGAAATACCTGCTGGTAGTTTTGCTAAGAAACTATACAGTACCTACCTTTCGTACCTGCCTTACGAGAAGACCGCTTTTGACCTGAAAATGAATGTGGATGAACGTGGGTCGTTTACCGAGCTGGTGCATACTCTCAATGCAGGTCAGGTGAGTATCAACATCTCCAAGCCTGGCATCACCAAAGGCCAGCACTGGCATAACACCAAGTTTGAGCAGTTTATTGTGGTGAAAGGTCACGGCCTTATCCAGCAGAGGAATTTGAATGACCCTGAAGGTAAGGTGCTGGAGTGGGAGGTCTCTGGTGACCACATCCAAGCCGTCCACATGCTCCCCGGCTACACCCACAACATCATCAATCTCAGCGATACCGAAGACTTGGTAACAGTGATGTACTGCAACGAGATATTCAATCCTAATAAGCCAGATACATTTTTCGAGAAAGTAAAATAA
- the wecB gene encoding non-hydrolyzing UDP-N-acetylglucosamine 2-epimerase: MSGFKNNGKLKLLIIVGTRPEIIRLAAVINKCREYFDCLLAHTGQNYDYNLNGVFFKDLKLADPDVYMEAVGNDLGETMGNIIAKSYQLMVEVKPDAVLVLGDTNSCLSVIGAKRLHIPIFHMEAGNRCKDECLPEETNRRIVDIISDVNMAYSEHARRYLADTGLPKERTYVTGSPMAEVLHNNLAEIEASDIHKRLGLEKGKYILLSAHREENIDTEKNFMSLFTAINKMAEKYDMPILYSCHPRSRKRLEASGFKLDKRVIQHEPLGFHDYNCLQMNAFAVVSDSGTLPEESSFFTSVGHPFPAICIRTSTERPEALDKACFFIAGIDEKSLLQAVDTAVTMNQNGDYGIPVPDYVEENVSTKVVKIIQSYTGIVNKMVWRKF, translated from the coding sequence ATGAGTGGTTTTAAGAATAATGGAAAATTGAAGCTGCTGATAATTGTGGGTACTCGCCCTGAGATTATCAGATTGGCAGCTGTGATTAATAAGTGTAGAGAGTATTTTGACTGCTTACTGGCTCATACCGGCCAGAACTATGACTACAACCTGAATGGAGTATTCTTCAAGGACCTGAAGTTGGCAGATCCTGATGTGTATATGGAGGCCGTGGGCAATGACTTGGGTGAGACCATGGGTAACATCATTGCCAAGAGCTATCAGTTGATGGTGGAGGTGAAGCCTGATGCCGTACTGGTGTTGGGTGACACCAACAGCTGCCTCAGCGTGATTGGCGCTAAGCGCCTGCATATCCCCATCTTCCACATGGAGGCGGGTAACCGCTGTAAGGACGAGTGTCTGCCAGAAGAAACAAATCGCCGCATTGTGGACATCATCTCAGATGTGAATATGGCTTACTCAGAACACGCAAGACGTTATCTGGCAGATACCGGACTGCCTAAAGAGCGTACCTATGTGACGGGTAGCCCTATGGCTGAGGTGCTGCATAATAACTTGGCTGAGATTGAGGCCAGCGATATTCATAAGAGGCTTGGTCTGGAGAAGGGTAAGTACATTCTGCTCTCAGCTCACAGAGAAGAGAATATTGATACGGAAAAGAACTTTATGAGTCTCTTTACCGCTATAAATAAGATGGCAGAGAAGTATGATATGCCTATTCTCTATAGTTGCCATCCTCGCAGCCGCAAGCGTCTCGAGGCCTCTGGCTTCAAGCTGGATAAGCGAGTTATTCAGCATGAGCCTCTGGGATTCCATGACTACAACTGCTTGCAGATGAATGCTTTTGCAGTGGTATCAGATAGCGGCACACTGCCTGAAGAAAGTAGTTTCTTCACCTCCGTTGGTCATCCTTTCCCTGCAATCTGCATCCGCACCTCTACCGAGCGTCCCGAGGCATTGGATAAAGCTTGTTTCTTCATTGCAGGTATTGATGAGAAGAGTTTACTTCAGGCAGTAGATACTGCTGTAACTATGAATCAGAATGGTGACTACGGAATTCCCGTTCCTGACTATGTAGAAGAGAATGTATCTACTAAAGTTGTGAAGATTATCCAGTCATACACAGGTATTGTGAATAAAATGGTGTGGAGAAAATTTTAG
- a CDS encoding polysaccharide biosynthesis protein, producing the protein MSVFKDKVLLITGGTGSFGNAVLNRFLRTDIGEIRIFSRDEKKQDDMRHDFQARMPEVANKIKFYIGDVRNKSTLKYAMKGVDYVFHAAALKQVPSCEFFPMEAVKTNVIGTDNTLDAAIEAGVKCVICLSTDKAAYPINAMGITKAIEEKIAVAKSRLSGDTKICCTRYGNVMCSRGSVIPLWIDQIRKGNPITLTEPKMTRFIMSLEEAVDLVLFAFENGKNGDILVQKAPACTIQTQAEAVCELFKHQYRRDVITNTDCTDNTDEPEIRVIGIRHGEKMYETLLTKEEAAKAIDMGNFYAVPADNRDLNYDKYFKEGDVKRALIDEFNSNNTRILNLEETKEKIASLQYIQNELNGIPNLV; encoded by the coding sequence ATGTCAGTATTTAAAGACAAAGTCCTCCTCATTACTGGAGGCACAGGTAGTTTTGGTAATGCAGTGTTGAACCGTTTTCTTCGCACTGACATAGGTGAGATTCGTATTTTCTCGCGTGACGAGAAGAAACAGGACGATATGCGTCACGACTTTCAGGCGCGTATGCCGGAGGTAGCCAATAAGATTAAGTTCTACATTGGTGATGTGCGCAACAAAAGTACTTTGAAGTATGCCATGAAGGGAGTGGACTATGTGTTCCATGCTGCAGCCTTGAAGCAGGTTCCTTCATGTGAGTTCTTCCCAATGGAGGCAGTGAAGACGAATGTGATTGGTACGGATAACACACTGGATGCAGCAATCGAGGCTGGTGTAAAGTGTGTCATCTGCCTCTCCACTGATAAGGCTGCTTATCCTATCAATGCGATGGGTATTACCAAAGCCATTGAGGAGAAGATTGCTGTGGCAAAGAGTCGTCTTTCTGGTGATACCAAGATTTGCTGCACGCGATATGGTAATGTGATGTGTAGTCGCGGTTCGGTTATTCCTCTCTGGATTGACCAGATTCGTAAGGGTAATCCTATCACATTGACAGAACCTAAGATGACACGATTCATCATGTCTCTTGAAGAGGCTGTGGATTTGGTGCTGTTTGCCTTTGAGAATGGTAAGAACGGTGACATCCTAGTACAGAAGGCACCTGCTTGCACCATCCAGACACAGGCAGAGGCAGTTTGCGAATTGTTTAAACACCAATACCGCAGGGATGTTATAACGAACACGGATTGCACGGATAACACGGATGAGCCTGAGATTCGCGTGATTGGTATCCGCCACGGAGAGAAAATGTACGAGACCCTTCTCACTAAGGAAGAGGCTGCCAAGGCTATTGATATGGGCAACTTCTATGCTGTGCCTGCTGATAACCGAGACCTGAACTACGATAAGTATTTTAAGGAGGGTGATGTGAAGCGTGCATTGATAGATGAGTTCAACTCGAATAACACACGGATTCTGAATCTGGAGGAAACGAAGGAGAAGATCGCTTCTTTGCAGTATATCCAGAATGAACTTAATGGCATCCCCAACCTTGTTTAA
- a CDS encoding GxxExxY protein, with protein MLLYSDLTYAINGAAFHVYNKLGHGFLEAVYQEALEIEFQRRGIPYEREKELKINYDGVELKQTYKADFVCYGKIIVELKAVSVLEDAHRSQVYNYLHATGYKLGLLYNFGCSDELEKERIVI; from the coding sequence ATGTTACTATACAGTGACCTTACATACGCTATCAATGGAGCTGCATTCCATGTTTATAACAAATTGGGGCATGGCTTCTTGGAGGCTGTATATCAGGAGGCGCTGGAAATAGAGTTTCAGAGACGTGGAATTCCGTATGAACGTGAGAAAGAGTTGAAAATCAATTACGATGGTGTAGAGTTAAAACAAACATACAAAGCAGATTTCGTCTGCTATGGAAAGATAATTGTAGAACTGAAGGCGGTAAGCGTTTTAGAAGATGCTCACCGATCTCAGGTCTATAATTATCTTCACGCCACAGGCTATAAGCTTGGTTTACTCTACAACTTCGGATGTTCCGATGAACTGGAAAAGGAAAGGATTGTCATTTAA
- a CDS encoding NAD-dependent epimerase/dehydratase family protein, whose amino-acid sequence MKILITGVHGFVGSNLVEALKKEHTIYGLDIISPIKDGIRYTFSWDDLERDDMIPDVDAIIHLAGKAHDTKNETAADVYFKVNTELTKKVFDYFLAHECIKKFVFFSTAKAAADKVDGILTEDVVPAPVGPYGESKIAAERYLLSKMEDVRSKSKDVYIFRPCMIHGPGNKGNLNLLYNVVKKGIPWPLGAFENRRTFTSIGNICFAVEGVLTKDVPSGIYNMGDDEALSTNELIEEICKSLGKKAHIWKLPKGLMNGVAKLGDKLHLPLNSERLRKLTENYISSNDKIKEVLGVEKMPVDARIGLQATLKSFR is encoded by the coding sequence ATGAAGATATTGATTACTGGAGTTCACGGTTTTGTGGGCTCAAACCTTGTGGAGGCTCTAAAGAAAGAGCATACGATATATGGACTGGATATCATCAGTCCAATTAAAGATGGCATTAGATATACTTTTTCTTGGGATGACCTTGAAAGAGATGATATGATACCAGATGTGGATGCCATTATTCATTTGGCAGGAAAAGCACATGATACAAAGAATGAAACTGCTGCGGATGTATACTTCAAAGTAAACACAGAGCTGACGAAGAAGGTGTTTGATTATTTCCTGGCTCATGAGTGCATTAAGAAGTTCGTGTTCTTCAGCACGGCTAAGGCTGCTGCAGATAAGGTAGATGGAATCCTTACTGAAGATGTTGTACCAGCACCTGTAGGGCCTTATGGAGAGAGCAAGATAGCTGCAGAGCGCTATCTGCTAAGTAAGATGGAAGATGTAAGAAGTAAGAGCAAGGACGTTTATATTTTCAGGCCTTGTATGATTCATGGCCCTGGCAATAAGGGAAATCTGAATCTACTGTATAATGTGGTGAAGAAGGGTATTCCCTGGCCACTGGGGGCCTTTGAGAATAGGCGTACGTTTACTTCTATTGGGAACATTTGTTTTGCTGTAGAGGGTGTCCTGACCAAGGATGTACCTTCTGGCATTTATAATATGGGTGATGATGAGGCTTTGAGCACTAATGAACTGATTGAGGAGATTTGCAAGAGTCTCGGAAAGAAAGCTCATATCTGGAAATTGCCCAAAGGCTTGATGAATGGCGTTGCGAAACTAGGTGATAAACTGCACCTTCCTCTCAATTCTGAACGACTTCGTAAACTCACAGAGAATTATATTTCTTCGAATGATAAGATAAAGGAAGTACTTGGTGTAGAAAAAATGCCTGTTGATGCAAGAATTGGATTGCAGGCTACATTGAAAAGCTTTAGATAA